TACTCGAAAAATAGTCAGCATTtataaagtcattgaaaaataaccactattttatACGGAGATAAAATTTGGGCAAAAATACCCTAGCTGAAACACGGAAAGTTCTAATATAATATGCCGGATTATGGAGCTCCTAGGTataaactccagcatattatattggaactccaacacattatGAAATTCTAGCACATGCATTTTGCTGGAATCTCATATGCAAAAAATTCGAACTCTAGGATATTATGCTGGAATTATTCCGGATTTTTAagggtgtttttgttcagattttatctttgcatgaaaaaatgattaaatttcgattacttttgaaactatgactatttttcaattaccaattatAAATCAAACTATTTCTTATTGTTTCCCGTTATTACTATTTGTTGCCATTGCTTTCAagatagggataaggtctgcgtatacattaGCCTCCGAGACTCgtaaaaaattactaaatttgttattattgtttgtATTTTTTCCCCTATGTTTCTTCTTTCTGGGGCAGCACTTCTTTTACGGCTTGTAGAAAAAGTTTTATCTCCACTGCTATCGCAGTATGGCCAATCTTAGAAGAGTTGAACGAATTGAAGGATTCGTTTTCAAAAATATCTTTTATTAAAAGTTATTAAGTTTTATGTTCCGATAGTGCATAATATCTTTTATACCATCAAGTTAATTTATCTGCAACAACATGTAATTTATTCATAGCAAACTTGATAtgataacatgaaaaataaagtaatttaataTAACATGTTAAATTAGACTAATAGTATAAAAACTTTGCACAAAGTATATACAAATTAAGCCTATAGTTATTTAAGGGCAAAGtcttaatcttgaaaaaaatattcaattttttACAAGATTCCGTATCAAGGCAcgacaccatatatatgtagacAAGACTTTTAATGTAGACCGAAAATGTTAaccacataaaaataatttaaagaaaaggaaatagaGTACTTTTGCTACATAAAATTAATGGGGTTTTCCTCCTTGAAATAATTCTACATGCTATGAATTTCTTTGATTGTTCAAACTTTATGACGCAATTATTTCATGGGGAAAGCTCGTTTTATGCATCCTCTTATATTACTTCAATAATTTAATTGTTAAcagtaatattttaaaaatactgaattaatttttgagaaatttttatattttaaaaataatataaagctTTTCATAAGGAGAAAAAAAAACACATTATAACCCACATTGTAACATGTATATAATACAATTACAATATGAAATGTAGGGTTTCATAATACTCAAACGCTTTCAAGTATTCACCCGGGCTTAGAAGCATGGGCAGATGCAGCATATTCCAGGTTTATCtgaatttaatacttttgacgtGGAGTGTTTTATATGTAAAAAGTCATTAAAATAGcaataaataatagatatgagcctataacttaaaaaaatataattagttCAATGCTAAAACCTTAAAGATTGAACTCAACTTTCGAAAAGGGTAATTTGCAACAAAGGAAAGTTTCTTATTCAATTTTCATAGCCTTTTTCCTCCAATTAACTTGACGGAGAAAAGATACAGAAGTATAAATCAATAGGTGGAAAGAAGTGTGCGAAATGTAATTAATATTTAAAAGAATGAACATGCCAACACAAGCGTCTGTAGCTCAGTGGATAGAGCGTCTTACTTTCCTAAGCAGAAAGTCCTTGGTTCGATCCCCTACCTGGCGCTATATAGTCACTTATTCTCCCTTTTAACTTGTATTTTGTATTTCTGGATCTTATAAGTATTAGCTATGGTCATTTTAGTTAACAATGGCTATTATAGGAAAATACTGCTAAATTGTAATTCGTATTTACAAAAAAGATTCTGCTCCTTTTCTCGTTCTTGTTAGGCTTGGAAACAAGCAGAGTAACCACACAATCTAGGACGACACAAAATTGAAAATATTGAGCCTACACGTGTAGGCATCTCTTAGTGGTATGAGACTTTTTGGAGAAAACGATTTGACCCAAAGCGGGAAATATCAAGATTAGTACATTTGTTGCTAGGCCAAAGAGTAGTTCTTGTAAAGAGGTAGAGCTTCTACGTCGAAACAGGAACATTAACTACTATATTTGAGATTTATTAAGCCTCTTAGCAACATGCCTAATCTGGTGCTTCTGCCTCGTCTGCTTTTTAGTTTAGGTGAGTTCAGTGTCTTTGCCTCTCACTGAGAAATGCTGATGTTGCTTGACTAAATAGAAGTTTATATATTTCATAAGGAAAAAGTATTAAAAGCCTAACTCCAAGCAATGTTTTGCTGTCCCCGGCCTCATTTTCTGCAGCATAAGTTATGAATAAAAAGATTACATGATACATTTGTCTTTTTCGACTTTTACGTTGAAAATCCATCATTTCAGGAGATTTGAACACGATCTGAGAAACAAAGAGTTGGCAGTTAAAAGATACAGCAAAAAGGAAACTGTTTGATTCCCATTTCTGCCACAAGTTTTGGCCTTGTGATCTTAACCTATCTCCCCTTTGTACTCTAATAGAATTATAACACCCCCACCAACAATTTTATGGCGCGGTTGCACTCAGGCCTCAAGCAGCAGCACCAACTGCCTCAGCAGACTTAAGCCTAGATGATCCGTAGAGTGTTTCTTCAAAGCGGATAATTTCATTCTTTGAACCATAAGCAACTTGAGTCCTATCATCAAGATTAATAACCACTCTGTCAAGAACCGACTGTTTCCCATCGCTACTGTAACCGCCAGCTTTCTCAATCAAGAATCCTAATGGTGCCACTTCAAAGAGCAATCTCAGTTTCGCCTTGGTAGTTGGAGATATCACATTTGTGAAAACACCCTTCTCCTTCACTATTATCTGCAAAAATTCAAGAATGAATATATGAACTTCAAAATGACAATTTTAGGCTATAGGTACACAAGTAAAGTACCTGGTTTACATCAGGAACCATTCCTCCAGTGTATCTCAAGGTGTATTTCTCTTTGACATAGTAATCTATCAGCTGTTGTCAAGAATCAAGAGTCAGAACACAGAATTTCATATAAGTAGCAACTAAGAATAGTGGCGGTTCTAGAGTATAGTATATGGGTTCCCGGGAACCAGTAACTTTTACGTAGACCTTGTATTTATATTAAAACATTCGCTAAATATCTAACTATTAActcagttattattgtatattagtTTGAGATTACGACGGGAATCCATAAGCTTCAAATTATGGATCCGCCTCTGACTAAGAACGCCAGAATCCAGATACAagccaaaaaaaatgaaaaagggaacaATAAAAGAAAAGGTATAGGAAAGGCAGATTGTATAAACATGCATCCCACAGATATCAGCAATtggaaacaaaaaatgaaaaatgatttaTCAAACCTTAGCATAATCAGGATTGTCAAATGTGGCTCTCAAATTTCCAGGAGAAAACATTTTTCCTTCTCCAATTTCTGTTGTATCCTTGACATGTTGCCATTTTCCTACGAATAAAAGAAACGTTGGTCACTTCACCTGTTGCCTTAAGGTTTTACAATTTCAATGTTCAGATTCATATTGCTGATTTAGTAGACTGTTATTTTCATGTTCAAACCTTCATCAAGGAGGAGGAATTCATGGGTCCCGGGAATATCTTTAAGAGCAAGAACATATGTAGTTCGCGGTCCATATATCCCCATTGCTGCTGCGACTTGATCTCTTCCTGTGATCCCGGTTAGTTTATCCCCAGGCCAAACGCCAAAGATGGTTCCGACTGTGAAGTTTGTATCCACAATGCTGGATCCGTCAAGTGGATCAAAAGCAACACTAAATCCTCCTGTTCTCAATTTTTGACACAAATAGAATCATCAGTATCTTTTATAACCTAAtgtttttttatgaaaaattaagtagttccaaattatatattttgccAACCTTCAACAGGGCCACCCATGTCTTGGAGCTCAGGAACTTCCTCAGAACAAGCATATTTGCAAAAGTGTGAATAAgtcaaggcctaaacatcaacaaTCAAAAGGACAAAAATTTGTCAAACTTAGATAAGAATTAACATTGTAGAGTCTCAACTTGCAATCAAAAAGAAACAAATTCTTTTTGGTAAAGTCCTTTCAGGAAATTAATAGGGGGTTTGCTTATCAAGCAGCATAAGGTACTTTTGTATTCAGGGGTGGAGCTACATGTACTGAAATGAGTTCAACTGAATTCCCTTTATCAAAAATTATACCGTGTAAATAGAGTAAAAACAAATTCTTTTGTATATATGCAAATTGTTGAATCCCTTTGACAAGAGGAAAGCTTCAAATATAGTGGCACACTGGCACATGTAGTTCAAAAATTGTTTTTGGTCGTCTAtcagaaatagcctctctaccttcctagggtagaggtaaggtctgcatacacactaccctccccagaccccacttgtggaattatactggattgttgttgttggtcataTGTTCGAACATGGCGTTcttgcatttttttttgaattctctTGTTAAAAATCTTGGCTTCGCTACTATGTGCAATACCACATATGTCGAATAGTTCTTTTATTTAATGTTGTCCTACCTCAAAGAGAAGCTTATCGGCAAGCATATCGACTGCAAGTTGCTCATCTCCAAAAGAATTGACACAAGCAGTTCCTCCACAAGAAGCTGTTCTGACTTTGAAGGCAATTGTTCTAATTGCTTCTCCCATGCACATCATCAGCCTAATCAACCCCTTATCTGAggttgattttgtaagaaattcTTCCTATAAATAGACCAATTCACTAGTTATTATCATAAATTTTATGAAGTCTTGCACACTAATTAATCATGTTTAATAGAACAATTGCTTAAATAGAATCATCAACAACATGATCAAACTTACCAGACTATCACCAATCTCACATTTAGTCACCAGGGAAGAGTTTTTGGTCCTAGAAACCTTAAGTGATGATTTTGGCGCGAGGCGTAATGATTCCCCAAATAGTGAGCTTGATTTCAGACTCTGCAAGAGATTTGTGCCATAGTTATGGCATATCAGtttatgtttaatttttttttatcaacaaATTTTATGTGAAATACTTTGTATAGAACTTGTTGTGACATTCAAGGTCGTGTTTCTATGGTAAGGATTTACCTTGTATATATACGCTGACAGTATAAAGAATTTTACACCATTAGTGTATTTAAACTGTTGTAGCATGTAATTTACCTTATTTTTCAGGTCACTAATTCCACTATGAATGATTACCTATATTTATTTTTGAGGTGATGCGATTCTGTAAAAATTCATTTTACTGTTAACTCCTATAGTAACAATTAAAATAGAGGAGTAAATGAAAATTAAGACATACCCTGGAGCTGAATGAAGGGGAAATAGACCTTGGAGCTGCAAGTGAAGTTGAATGCTGAGAAGAAATATTTGGGAGTAGAGCTGTTGTCCTTGCACAGCATGTGACACTAGTCTCCATTATCATTAAATTAAGAATTTTGAGAATGGAGAGCAGAAAAAATCacgcaaagaagaaaaagaaagaagatataGAGGTTGTATAATTTCCCAAAGTTCTTCCTATAGTTGAGTTAGTTTCAGCCTCTAACttccttggggggggggggtgcagataagcagttaatgggaTTTTGCCACGTGGATGATATTGTATAGATAGGCTGATCTAAGGGGTATGGGTGAGATTTATGACCATCACTCATATTTTTGTGACTCAAATATCTGTAAAACTAATCAAAGAGATTGTATCTACTGAGTAATGAGCCTCTTCATTTTGTTTCTATTTGGCAACTTGACATTGCCAATTTAAATCTATCTATAAATTCTAAAATCGgattaggcaggatatggcgcgCCTTCGTATCACTGAGGATATGACCCTATATAGGAGGGTgtagaggtcgaggattaggataGAAAGTTAGCAGGTAGTTGAGAATTTTCCCCTTTCTTACCAGTAGTGCTAGTAGCACGCATGTACTTTTCTATCTCTCATATATATTACACCATGTTGTTTAGTTTGTTTCGGTTATCGTATTCTcctattattactattttggtGCTACTTACTCTGTTCCCCCTCCTTTTCTaccctctctttctttctttttcttcttctttctctccctttgcttcttcttattcttcttctcctACCTACTTTTCTGAGCAGATGGTCTATTGAAAATAATTTCTCTACTTTTACTAGGTAAGAATAAGgtttgcgtatacactaccctccccaaaccccaagTATGAGAATATATCAGgtaagttgttgttgttgacttGTTGTTGGGTTATACAAAGGTGTTAACTCTAACCTTTGTACCTCATGGATTATTGTGTAAACATTTCCAAAACGGATTTTGAAAGTTATGATCTTAATCTAGTCAATGTTTTATGATTATTTAAAATTTGGCTTGATAATAAGGACTATTATTGCTAAATCTCACTCATAAGATCACACCTTGCTCCGACGAGATACATAGCTGCATTTGGAGCCAATATTCCTCTAGCCCTCTTGCAAATTTAATGTAAAAGCTCATCtatctaataaataataatctaagtttttttaaaaagtgATTCGCACAATTTAGTGTAACAACAGCATGCATTTATAAGTACAACACTTGATTTTAttgacaattttttttaaaataaagaacaaaaatgatttgACGACATAATGATGGataatttataaattattctCTCTACATAATGACGACATAATAATTTAGTCCAGTATTCCTCTAGCATAATCTTATGATGGATAAGCCCACTCTTATTCTTATCATTCAGCAgacttgtcacgccccaaccttgaGCAACGCGATCGGTGCTCAACCAAAATATCCCAGCCAAGCAAGCCTAtttgatgccttctacccaaccttatccataaataatttgaaaatcaaaatcaagataTAGACGTGAGAGGATAAAGTATGGTTTCATTATTTGTAGGAGCTTCATTGAAATTTACCAAAAGATTACAAGTTCATAGTTTAAAAGTGAAAACAGGTCCAACAACTACAACATTCTTAGTTTGCTATTTCCCAAATCAAACATAACTCACAACATGTCTACGGAGCCATTAAGGGAACATGGGTACAATATGGAGATGCCGGTGACAAGGCCCCTGTTATACCTCAAAAGTAGTGTACAAGAAAACAAGACAACATATGGGCCCCGATGTAGAGTAAGGCTCACCAAAATCCGTTGAGTGGAGGGTATATTGCTATCAAGAACCAACTCCGCTTGTtgaggaaccacctgcatccattaaagatacagcgcccccgaaaaaggggacgttagtacatatggaatagtactagtatgtaaagctaaataccCTCTCATAGAATGGAATGCCAACATAAAAGAAAAGAGACGTGGAAGCAGTAAGTAAATCAATAATAtttaaatgccaagttaaaaaAACGTATAACTTCACATAAGCATTAGCATTTTAGGTTGGAAGATCCTTAGTACTGACACACCACCATGCACATGGCATAGAGTCCGATCTccgcccgatcggctaagccgtcttaccccaatatatgcgggtggatatAGGAACACAATACCACCATCTGCGcggcatggcgtctgatctccgcCCGACCGGCTAATccgtctcaccccaatgtatgcgggtggacaCAGGAACACAATACCACCACGTGCGCGGTATGGTATCTGATCTCCGCCCGACCGGCTAAACCGTCTTACCACAAAGCCGTGTGGATCGACATGGTCCATGTTAAACATTTCCATATTTTGTACATTCAGAACTAGAGGGAAACTGGTTAAAGCTGGAGCAAGAATACCATATTTGGAGAGGAACTTATCCGGGTGAAAGTTAGCAACACAAAAAAGATACAGGAGATTCAATTGCTACACTTTGCTAACATTACTCTGACATATAGAAAACCATAGATGTATCTTGCTTCCTAAACTACAAACTTTCAGGTTAAATCAGGAAACCATGACCGAGTTGTTAGCTCCTCATACCTTagtaattaaatttataaaatctTTAATTACTTAAAACaaaaagtcataaattacatagaCTCTAGGGATAGAGACAGAAAAGACATAGTATTCGATCTAAACACCGTCAGCCACTAGTACAATACGCGAAATCACAATAGAAAGCTACAAGTTGAAAGCATTAAATCAACGGACAAATTGCTTATTGAACAAACATCCAATGTATACAGCACACATGAGAAGCTAAAACTCACTTTTGGGATGATGCATGATTAGGACAATATCCAGAATTATACAACATGGCGGTGGACAATGAACAAACTGTGGGAATTGGCAAAAGGGCTTCTCAACTTATTCAGCTACTTGATATAATAGTTTTACATTTCAGGAAGAGAATACAGATAAGCTGTTTTAGATCCCACAGAACAATGGTATTTTCACAGTGAACAGTTGTTATAAGTTTGTATTTTTGGTGGACTTTGATTTATGAGGCAATGCTAACCCAAGAAAATTTACAAAGGAGAGCAATGATTCTTCGCAGCAAATATATGCCTGCTATGAAAAAAGAGCGAAGAGGAAGCTAAtcacttatttttgcattttagctTCTCTACGCAGAGCTGGAATCTGTTCTTCAATCTTTTCCAGGTCAGTTGGGTTATGCCAAGAACTATTAAACAACTGCTACAATGCTGGACTGGCAAGGGTATTGGAAGGGGAAGAGGAAGATATGGAAGACCATTCCGGCTTGTGTTTGGTGGCTGATTTGGAAGGGGAAGATGAAGATAAGAACTTTCACGTTCTCCAACATACTAGCCTCAATATACTATCAAGAATGCATATTAACCTGTCGAAATTGGAAAAAAAACATTGACAACTTCATAGAAATCAGTAACAAGTTCATCATTTACAGCCTTATACAAGTATTACATGcatacagagagagagagagagagagagaactacACTGACATATAACAACATTTTGATGTTTTGCATTATTAGGAAGACCAAATCACTACGCCAAGGCTTTTAGTGGCAATATTTATTGCCGCAAAAACATACCCATATTATTGCCGCCAAAACTAATTACTTTTAGCAGCATTTATTCAAGGGACCTTTATTCAGAGCAGTGTTTCCTCATATGATTTCTCGTCAAACCAAACACGAAGATTCTTTGATATAACACTGTATTACGC
The sequence above is drawn from the Nicotiana tabacum cultivar K326 chromosome 13, ASM71507v2, whole genome shotgun sequence genome and encodes:
- the LOC107819677 gene encoding sedoheptulose-1,7-bisphosphatase, chloroplastic, coding for MIMETSVTCCARTTALLPNISSQHSTSLAAPRSISPSFSSRSLKSSSLFGESLRLAPKSSLKVSRTKNSSLVTKCEIGDSLEEFLTKSTSDKGLIRLMMCMGEAIRTIAFKVRTASCGGTACVNSFGDEQLAVDMLADKLLFEALTYSHFCKYACSEEVPELQDMGGPVEGGFSVAFDPLDGSSIVDTNFTVGTIFGVWPGDKLTGITGRDQVAAAMGIYGPRTTYVLALKDIPGTHEFLLLDEGKWQHVKDTTEIGEGKMFSPGNLRATFDNPDYAKLIDYYVKEKYTLRYTGGMVPDVNQIIVKEKGVFTNVISPTTKAKLRLLFEVAPLGFLIEKAGGYSSDGKQSVLDRVVINLDDRTQVAYGSKNEIIRFEETLYGSSRLKSAEAVGAAA